Proteins from a single region of Aureibacter tunicatorum:
- a CDS encoding ABC transporter permease, translating into MLFYYLRLAIQRLLALKKNSIISAIGLTMGISCALYVFIWVKHEKSFDQFHPQKERVYTFGYVNDESNEVSPFWPYKVFHEFPIKGTEAITLIKTKAGKNIRYNQKSYSTNIWLVDSLFTKCLNFPVIHGNEDEFFNHKRSIILSEKTSEEIFGNISPIGKKVIHNNEFYTIKGVVSVPSNSTLQFEALIYNDPADWDQEIFNYNFRAFTLINPGVGSEELRHNIRQSLMKFYSPSGEDADDIHELGIDFQLLDEIHFNPVYSSVFGKSGNKNYVIIFTIVGIFILIISVINYINLNVTQAQTRAKEVAVRKSSGASTRQVMIQFLIESIFICLISLFFSLVIVELSFDVLVALLNQDIALYEELTVGTLMSIFACTILLGAIAGLYPSIYLSEIPPYRILKGNTLEVSGKVSFINVMMCIQFVVSISMIIGMGIAYQQMKYINGYSLGYDQDKLHYILFESLKGQKQIKALKAELKKHPVFESVSTITSSITRQDFEQDRIMYNALDSVVNVEFKGTFASPDFLETAGIEIIEGRNYDPKLDKGQYVFVANKHFVKKYMSEGKFNECKFGNWRFEKDSNGIKIIGVIKDFNFLSLHHDISPWGFYLHPNDENHDVLAVRIDPNNVEQARTVSSGIMNRLDQGESIKLVSNRSLINGHYESDQLFSDLFIILGCIATFIASLGLLTLSSLMISSKAKEVALRKIFGESAFVLSLRLIKNFILLIFVAFIIASSVMCLAMNNWLGQFSVRVDMSPMPFLLALIISVLVAVGTTAYHIFKTVNLSPSNVLKGE; encoded by the coding sequence ATGTTGTTTTACTACTTGCGTTTAGCTATTCAAAGGCTATTGGCATTAAAGAAAAATTCCATTATCAGCGCTATTGGCTTGACCATGGGAATTAGTTGCGCTTTGTATGTTTTTATTTGGGTGAAGCATGAAAAGAGTTTCGATCAATTTCATCCACAGAAAGAACGCGTCTATACTTTTGGCTATGTTAATGATGAAAGCAATGAAGTATCCCCTTTTTGGCCATATAAGGTTTTCCATGAATTTCCGATAAAGGGAACCGAAGCCATTACTTTGATAAAAACGAAAGCGGGCAAGAACATCAGATATAATCAAAAAAGTTATTCAACAAACATTTGGCTTGTTGACTCTTTGTTTACAAAGTGTTTGAACTTCCCTGTGATTCATGGCAATGAAGATGAGTTTTTTAATCATAAACGGAGCATCATTCTTAGTGAAAAGACCAGCGAGGAAATTTTTGGCAATATCAGCCCTATTGGTAAAAAAGTCATTCACAATAATGAATTTTATACGATTAAAGGAGTGGTATCGGTGCCTTCGAATTCGACCTTGCAATTTGAGGCATTGATATATAACGATCCTGCAGATTGGGATCAAGAGATTTTCAATTATAATTTCAGAGCATTTACTTTGATTAACCCTGGCGTAGGCTCAGAGGAGCTTAGACATAATATTAGACAATCTTTAATGAAGTTTTACAGTCCATCTGGTGAGGATGCCGATGATATTCATGAATTAGGTATTGACTTTCAATTGTTGGATGAAATACACTTTAATCCTGTTTATTCATCTGTATTTGGTAAATCCGGGAATAAAAACTATGTGATTATTTTTACAATTGTCGGAATATTTATCCTTATTATTTCCGTTATTAATTATATCAATCTCAATGTCACGCAAGCTCAAACCAGAGCGAAAGAAGTGGCCGTAAGAAAATCCTCAGGAGCTAGCACTCGACAAGTTATGATTCAATTTTTGATTGAATCCATTTTCATATGTCTGATCTCATTATTTTTTAGTTTAGTAATTGTTGAATTAAGTTTTGATGTTCTCGTGGCACTATTGAATCAAGATATTGCTTTGTATGAAGAGCTTACAGTTGGGACATTGATGAGTATCTTTGCATGCACGATATTATTGGGTGCGATAGCTGGATTGTATCCTTCCATTTATCTTTCTGAAATTCCGCCTTATCGCATTCTCAAAGGAAATACTTTGGAAGTAAGTGGCAAAGTGTCTTTTATCAATGTGATGATGTGCATTCAATTTGTTGTTTCAATATCTATGATAATCGGGATGGGCATAGCTTATCAACAAATGAAGTATATAAATGGCTATTCACTGGGATATGATCAAGACAAGTTGCATTACATATTGTTTGAATCTCTGAAAGGGCAAAAGCAGATTAAGGCATTGAAAGCTGAACTGAAGAAGCATCCGGTTTTTGAGTCTGTATCAACTATTACTTCATCGATTACCAGGCAAGATTTTGAACAAGATAGAATTATGTATAACGCATTGGATAGTGTTGTCAATGTCGAGTTTAAAGGGACCTTTGCCAGTCCCGATTTTTTGGAAACGGCGGGTATTGAGATTATCGAAGGAAGAAATTATGATCCTAAGCTAGATAAAGGTCAATATGTTTTTGTCGCCAATAAGCATTTTGTCAAAAAATATATGAGCGAAGGAAAATTCAACGAGTGTAAATTCGGAAATTGGAGATTTGAGAAGGATAGCAATGGCATTAAGATCATAGGCGTGATCAAGGATTTTAATTTCTTGAGTCTTCATCACGATATTAGTCCATGGGGTTTTTACCTGCATCCAAATGATGAAAATCACGACGTGCTTGCGGTAAGAATAGATCCAAATAATGTAGAGCAAGCAAGAACGGTTTCATCAGGCATTATGAATCGCTTGGATCAGGGAGAAAGCATCAAGCTTGTATCAAATAGAAGTTTAATCAATGGTCACTACGAATCTGATCAGTTGTTTTCAGATTTATTCATTATACTTGGATGCATTGCCACATTTATAGCATCTTTAGGATTACTGACACTAAGTTCTTTAATGATAAGCTCAAAAGCGAAGGAAGTGGCTTTGAGAAAGATATTTGGAGAATCGGCTTTTGTTTTATCCTTGAGACTGATCAAGAATTTTATTTTGTTGATATTTGTCGCTTTTATTATCGCTTCAAGTGTGATGTGTCTTGCGATGAATAACTGGTTGGGACAATTTTCCGTTCGCGTGGACATGTCGCCAATGCCTTTTTTATTGGCTTTGATTATATCAGTGCTTGTTGCTGTAGGCACTACGGCTTACCATATTTTCAAAACAGTGAATTTAAGCCCTTCGAATGTGCTAAAGGGAGAATAA
- a CDS encoding formyl transferase, which produces MDKLEINKQDGDLLKIAVLCGDSAQHAYLIEQLSQYFSIVGVVIETDNAQMKKLWGKKRYRLWLYRHYHSIKRKWNGDALARRKFFQESNLSKASTEEIPTLMPECVNAPIVATTLREWQADIIISSGVMFIGKKVRNASAPIINLHTGVLPYYKGNQCIFFAMYNNEFDKIGTTLHLVTDKLDGGDVISIAKPEVLANDNDEALYAKSAKSGISRLIEVLNVLNSQGQIELSKQDDAGKMYSHMDRTPWVDMKYYFKKKFDINKSSLFNSAIRDN; this is translated from the coding sequence ATGGATAAATTAGAGATTAATAAACAAGACGGCGATTTGTTGAAAATAGCCGTTTTATGTGGTGATTCGGCTCAGCATGCTTATCTCATAGAGCAATTAAGCCAATATTTCTCCATAGTAGGTGTTGTTATAGAAACCGATAACGCTCAAATGAAGAAATTATGGGGGAAAAAAAGGTATCGTTTGTGGTTGTATCGCCATTATCATAGCATTAAAAGAAAATGGAATGGGGATGCATTAGCCCGGAGGAAGTTTTTTCAGGAGTCAAATTTATCAAAAGCATCAACTGAAGAGATTCCGACATTAATGCCTGAATGCGTTAACGCGCCTATCGTTGCAACTACCTTGAGAGAGTGGCAAGCTGATATTATTATCAGTAGTGGTGTCATGTTTATTGGCAAAAAAGTGAGAAACGCATCGGCTCCCATTATCAATTTGCATACAGGAGTACTGCCATATTATAAAGGCAATCAGTGTATATTTTTTGCCATGTATAATAATGAATTTGATAAAATTGGAACCACGCTTCACCTTGTCACTGATAAGTTGGATGGGGGCGATGTGATCAGTATAGCCAAGCCGGAAGTTTTGGCAAATGACAATGATGAAGCCCTTTATGCTAAATCAGCGAAATCTGGGATTTCAAGACTTATAGAAGTTCTCAATGTATTGAACTCTCAAGGCCAAATAGAATTAAGCAAACAAGATGATGCTGGCAAGATGTATAGCCATATGGACAGAACTCCATGGGTGGATATGAAGTACTATTTCAAAAAGAAATTTGATATAAATAAATCATCTTTATTCAACAGTGCCATAAGAGACAATTGA
- a CDS encoding sensor histidine kinase has protein sequence MRFNRYKGKIILQALLLALTPLLLVLSIDNEGYIFTHTLLILIWAFQIWWLIRSVDIGNRSLMNFLKAFSLDDRTQSFAEKHDDPMVSELFGEFDRLISMYQRAKIQEEQKSLFVKNIVSHVDIGLMSTDHEGRVKSVNKSLQELLGIGEFSHISRLEDISNELPKKLWKMPSGSNDMIRFSTQGKMKLIIVRRADFELGEESIRLFSFQDIKNEMEEKEMEAWQQLIRVQAHEIMNSTSPITILSGTLLDSVEQNDKKLNPEDIEDLKSGLKVINKRSQGLTNFMTAYRDLTDVPAIDIQSVSINQMTENISYLLKYADFAQYKSIQFEIPEKLAYDLDEELIEQLLINLIKNACQADADHILVKACLNDKRLTISIRDNGSGIPEDKLEEIFIPFFTTKDSGSGIGLSLGRQIMRLHKGRLDVFSKEGEYSEFKMVF, from the coding sequence ATGCGCTTTAATCGTTACAAAGGCAAAATAATCCTGCAAGCTTTATTGCTGGCTTTGACTCCTTTGCTTTTAGTCTTGTCGATTGATAACGAAGGGTACATATTTACGCATACGCTTTTGATTCTGATTTGGGCATTTCAAATCTGGTGGCTGATTAGATCCGTGGATATTGGCAATCGATCACTGATGAATTTCCTTAAAGCATTCAGTTTGGATGATCGAACACAGTCCTTTGCTGAAAAGCATGACGACCCGATGGTCAGCGAATTGTTTGGAGAATTCGACCGATTGATCAGCATGTATCAACGCGCGAAAATACAAGAAGAACAAAAAAGCCTCTTTGTCAAAAATATCGTATCGCATGTCGATATAGGATTGATGAGCACAGATCATGAAGGCAGAGTCAAGTCGGTGAACAAATCGTTGCAGGAACTGCTTGGTATTGGTGAATTTTCTCATATCTCAAGATTGGAAGATATCAGTAATGAACTTCCGAAAAAGCTTTGGAAAATGCCTTCAGGAAGCAATGACATGATCCGTTTTTCCACGCAAGGCAAAATGAAACTCATTATAGTGAGAAGAGCGGACTTTGAACTCGGCGAAGAAAGTATTCGACTGTTTTCATTTCAGGATATCAAAAATGAAATGGAAGAAAAAGAAATGGAAGCATGGCAACAGTTGATCAGAGTTCAAGCCCATGAAATCATGAACTCGACCAGTCCCATCACCATCCTATCGGGAACACTGCTGGACAGCGTCGAACAAAATGACAAAAAGCTGAACCCGGAAGATATAGAAGATTTAAAGTCCGGCTTGAAAGTAATTAACAAACGTAGCCAAGGGCTCACGAACTTTATGACAGCCTATAGAGATCTTACCGATGTTCCCGCTATCGATATTCAAAGTGTATCAATCAATCAAATGACGGAAAATATCAGCTATCTCTTGAAATACGCGGATTTCGCTCAATACAAATCTATTCAATTTGAGATTCCTGAAAAACTTGCCTACGATCTTGACGAAGAATTAATCGAGCAACTATTGATAAATTTAATTAAAAACGCATGCCAAGCCGATGCTGATCACATTCTGGTGAAAGCTTGCTTAAATGATAAAAGATTGACCATCTCTATCCGAGACAATGGCTCCGGCATTCCAGAAGACAAGCTGGAAGAAATATTCATACCGTTTTTCACTACAAAAGATAGCGGTTCCGGAATAGGCCTGAGCCTCGGAAGGCAAATCATGAGACTTCATAAAGGCAGGCTGGATGTATTTAGCAAAGAAGGCGAATACAGTGAGTTTAAGATGGTGTTTTGA
- a CDS encoding DUF3237 family protein — MKISILRFSFLFALIIGIASCDDDNDNQMTPQNPVEKETPNETDDSDDSNEESSIFDNLDENPDARLLYETVATATPIELYNAPETGPLPGARIDFTFFGDIEGELNGSFIGYDYATLPSSPEEYTDIDVFGTITTDDNASIAFRYKGEGVPVNETSSDLIETGYLSSNHPNYAYLNDLFIIPVGNIDLSTNSISVKYYAFENDPFNGENPYPEEETADFNNFPFTWDNIQENENATLVYEATIATTNMDGFGISQEDLFNGTAPIPAEGARVDFEFEGTTEGEINGDISGIDYATVLPDGSLELNVRGKIQTPEGAVISLKVVGVSRPGETQGISHLFETAELRTSHESYSYLNDKTIIGVGTSDITTNTLTVRLYRFDENPLN, encoded by the coding sequence ATGAAAATAAGCATTTTAAGATTCAGCTTTTTATTCGCGCTAATCATCGGTATAGCATCATGCGATGATGACAATGATAATCAAATGACTCCTCAAAACCCTGTGGAAAAGGAAACGCCGAATGAGACGGATGACAGCGACGACTCGAATGAAGAAAGCTCGATTTTTGACAATTTGGATGAAAACCCTGACGCTAGGTTATTATATGAAACAGTGGCAACCGCTACCCCTATAGAGCTTTACAATGCTCCTGAAACGGGACCATTGCCGGGAGCTAGAATAGACTTTACTTTTTTCGGAGATATTGAGGGCGAGCTTAACGGGTCATTTATAGGCTATGATTACGCTACCTTGCCTTCATCTCCGGAAGAGTATACGGATATCGATGTATTTGGCACCATCACTACAGATGACAATGCAAGCATCGCTTTTAGATACAAAGGAGAAGGAGTGCCTGTGAACGAGACAAGCTCAGACCTTATCGAAACAGGTTATTTGTCTTCCAACCACCCAAATTACGCATACCTAAACGACTTATTCATTATACCCGTTGGAAACATTGATTTGTCAACTAACAGCATTTCTGTAAAATACTACGCTTTTGAAAATGATCCATTCAATGGAGAGAACCCTTACCCAGAAGAAGAAACCGCTGACTTCAACAATTTTCCATTCACTTGGGACAACATTCAAGAAAACGAGAATGCCACGCTAGTATACGAAGCGACTATCGCAACTACAAATATGGATGGTTTTGGCATTAGCCAAGAAGATTTATTCAATGGCACAGCCCCTATCCCTGCTGAAGGCGCTAGAGTTGACTTTGAGTTTGAAGGAACTACCGAAGGGGAAATCAATGGCGATATCTCAGGTATCGACTATGCCACAGTTCTTCCTGACGGTAGCTTGGAATTAAATGTTCGAGGCAAAATTCAAACACCTGAGGGAGCTGTGATTTCTCTTAAAGTTGTTGGGGTATCCAGACCTGGAGAAACTCAAGGAATTTCCCACTTGTTTGAAACAGCTGAACTACGCACAAGTCACGAAAGCTACAGCTATTTGAATGACAAAACGATCATTGGTGTCGGCACAAGTGACATCACGACAAATACTTTGACTGTAAGATTATATCGATTTGATGAAAATCCGTTGAACTAA
- a CDS encoding sigma-54 dependent transcriptional regulator: MKRKAKVLIVDDNQELLIALKILLSKHFSKVETSPSPERIPSLLSKNNYDLFILDMNYKAGINTGNEGLYWLNQVLKINPEAIVLMLTAYSDLGLAVKAVKAGATDFMDKAWSEARILSAVFDAFEIVQSRKGSVKTSSQSHQKNIADTPKTNSARMQGLYDMGSKVASTQANVLILGENGTGKEVMAQWIHANSNRKSEPFVKVDVSALTSTLFESELFGHKKGSFTDAHQDRIGRFELANGGTLFLDEIGNIPLDQQSKLLSVLQNREVFPVGSEKPVPVDIRLICATNKDIHQMVDEGTFREDLLYRINTIPLELPALRDRKEDISLLSEYFLEKFNESYSKDLTIDKSAHEAMKSYAWPGNIRELEHTMEKAVILCTSEKIQTNDLSLSGKSQAIANGKSVNIEDFNLETNEKTLITQALDKNEYNISRTAKTLGISRSTLYEKMKKYAL, encoded by the coding sequence ATGAAAAGAAAAGCCAAAGTATTGATCGTGGACGATAACCAAGAGTTATTGATCGCTTTGAAGATATTATTATCAAAACATTTTTCGAAAGTAGAGACCTCTCCTTCTCCGGAACGCATCCCTTCTCTGTTGAGCAAAAACAACTATGACCTGTTCATATTGGATATGAATTACAAGGCAGGCATAAACACTGGAAATGAAGGCTTGTATTGGCTTAATCAAGTATTGAAAATTAATCCTGAAGCGATCGTCCTGATGCTGACAGCTTACTCTGATCTTGGACTGGCAGTCAAAGCCGTAAAAGCCGGAGCTACAGATTTTATGGACAAAGCTTGGAGCGAAGCCCGCATACTGTCAGCGGTTTTCGACGCTTTTGAAATCGTGCAAAGCCGAAAAGGCTCAGTGAAAACCTCTTCGCAAAGTCATCAAAAAAATATCGCCGACACTCCGAAAACCAATTCTGCACGCATGCAAGGTTTGTACGACATGGGAAGCAAAGTCGCTTCCACTCAAGCCAATGTATTGATCTTAGGGGAAAATGGCACAGGCAAAGAAGTGATGGCTCAATGGATACATGCCAATTCCAATCGCAAATCAGAACCGTTTGTCAAAGTTGATGTGTCAGCGCTCACCTCCACATTATTTGAAAGCGAATTGTTTGGACATAAAAAAGGCTCTTTTACAGATGCTCATCAAGACCGCATCGGTCGATTTGAGCTGGCGAATGGAGGGACTCTTTTTCTGGATGAGATAGGAAACATACCTTTAGACCAACAAAGCAAACTGCTCTCAGTACTTCAAAACAGAGAAGTATTCCCTGTGGGTAGTGAAAAGCCCGTGCCCGTTGATATTCGATTGATTTGCGCGACGAATAAAGATATTCATCAAATGGTCGATGAAGGCACTTTCCGCGAAGACTTGCTATACCGTATTAACACCATTCCATTGGAACTGCCTGCTCTAAGGGATCGTAAAGAAGATATTTCTTTATTGTCAGAATATTTTCTGGAAAAATTCAATGAGTCGTATTCCAAAGACTTAACAATAGACAAAAGCGCTCATGAAGCGATGAAGTCATATGCATGGCCCGGAAATATCAGGGAACTCGAACATACAATGGAAAAAGCCGTGATCCTTTGCACTTCGGAAAAGATTCAAACCAATGACCTTTCCCTATCAGGAAAATCCCAAGCTATTGCCAATGGAAAAAGCGTTAATATTGAAGACTTTAATCTGGAAACGAACGAGAAAACGCTTATCACTCAAGCATTGGATAAAAACGAATACAACATTTCTCGAACGGCCAAGACATTGGGCATCAGCCGATCAACCTTATATGAAAAAATGAAAAAGTATGCGCTTTAA
- a CDS encoding DUF2268 domain-containing putative Zn-dependent protease (predicted Zn-dependent protease with a strongly conserved HExxH motif) gives MKPLAYLLASFLLIITTYACQKKDNANKSLSFIEKIEQVEDSVQVGKITIRNLFKSQILAHKENRFDSIMIVKKVYEPHQSLWDNCYGMIFGEENASKFNTKLGMVKWNKNLYPKNKAFFNQRAQELIEINIDSVLESNLHKFNQMVPYEVEAKISIIFTPITGIIFGGCDNDQFCIELNYKDMEIKHLIEQGIPHELNHLAYEPLRENDPHKNTALRQTIDEGFACYFTWQFFDKQIPKYTTLENISSEDWNWFLKNEKEIFMQTKAYFYDESGDNPLLNNNKHQLFKDAPSSLNYWMGFRIVEKYVEKYGISSWKDIYKLDVLEVLNKSEYEAYINQL, from the coding sequence ATGAAACCATTAGCATATCTATTAGCCTCTTTCCTCTTAATAATCACGACTTATGCTTGCCAAAAGAAAGACAACGCAAACAAGTCCTTAAGCTTCATCGAAAAAATAGAACAAGTGGAAGACAGTGTACAAGTCGGTAAAATCACTATCAGAAACCTCTTCAAAAGCCAAATATTAGCGCATAAAGAAAATCGTTTTGACAGCATAATGATCGTGAAAAAAGTATATGAGCCTCATCAAAGCTTATGGGATAATTGCTACGGGATGATCTTCGGTGAAGAAAATGCCTCCAAGTTCAACACTAAACTTGGCATGGTCAAATGGAATAAAAACTTGTACCCTAAGAATAAAGCATTCTTCAACCAAAGAGCTCAAGAACTTATCGAAATAAATATCGACTCCGTATTGGAATCCAATCTTCACAAATTCAACCAAATGGTTCCTTACGAAGTTGAAGCGAAGATCAGCATAATCTTCACGCCGATCACAGGCATCATATTCGGAGGTTGCGACAATGATCAATTTTGCATCGAGCTTAATTACAAGGATATGGAAATTAAACATCTTATTGAGCAAGGAATACCGCATGAACTAAATCATCTGGCATATGAACCTCTAAGAGAAAACGATCCACACAAAAATACCGCTCTCCGACAAACCATTGACGAAGGATTCGCTTGCTATTTTACTTGGCAATTCTTTGACAAGCAAATTCCAAAGTACACAACTTTGGAAAATATTAGCTCGGAAGACTGGAATTGGTTTCTCAAAAATGAAAAGGAAATATTCATGCAAACGAAAGCTTACTTCTATGATGAAAGTGGCGACAACCCATTGTTAAACAATAATAAACATCAACTATTCAAAGACGCCCCTTCCTCGTTGAATTATTGGATGGGATTCAGAATAGTGGAAAAATATGTTGAAAAATACGGTATATCAAGCTGGAAGGATATTTACAAACTTGATGTCCTAGAGGTATTGAATAAAAGTGAATATGAAGCATACATCAATCAACTTTAA
- a CDS encoding ABC transporter ATP-binding protein, whose translation MIKASHITKVFIRKNVKTVALNDINLDVKQGEFVSIMGPSGCGKSSLINILGMLEAPNEGALYFEEKLVSGLSEKALSNKRKGKVSFVFQNFNLIDELNVYDNIELPLMYLNLPRKERQDQVQRVMERVEIAHRAEHLPHELSGGQQQRVAIARAVVTRPKLILADEPTGNLDSHLGNEVMDLLLDLKKDGSTIIMVTHSQLDADKTDRILHLFDGKIIGEKVLKAPVIY comes from the coding sequence GTGATAAAAGCTAGTCACATAACAAAAGTTTTCATTCGTAAGAACGTAAAAACGGTTGCTCTGAATGATATAAACTTAGACGTGAAACAGGGCGAGTTTGTATCGATCATGGGGCCTTCCGGTTGCGGAAAGTCGTCTTTGATCAATATCCTTGGCATGTTGGAAGCCCCTAACGAAGGTGCTTTGTATTTTGAAGAAAAGCTAGTCAGCGGATTAAGTGAAAAAGCGTTAAGCAATAAACGAAAGGGAAAAGTCAGTTTTGTTTTTCAAAACTTCAATCTCATCGATGAACTGAATGTTTACGACAATATAGAGTTGCCGTTGATGTATTTGAATTTGCCTAGAAAAGAGAGGCAAGATCAAGTTCAAAGAGTTATGGAACGAGTTGAAATAGCTCATCGGGCAGAACATTTGCCTCATGAGCTATCGGGAGGGCAACAACAGCGTGTGGCTATTGCGCGAGCTGTTGTGACAAGGCCAAAGCTTATTCTAGCCGATGAGCCAACAGGAAATCTTGATTCTCACCTTGGCAATGAGGTTATGGACTTATTGCTTGATTTGAAAAAAGACGGCTCAACGATCATTATGGTTACGCACTCTCAACTTGATGCTGACAAAACGGATCGTATCCTTCATCTATTTGATGGAAAAATCATTGGGGAAAAGGTGCTCAAAGCTCCGGTAATCTATTGA
- a CDS encoding NAD(P)H-binding protein, which translates to MKIAVTAASGQLGASVIKQLIKDIGNERVIGIARTPEKVQHLGIEVRKGDYNQRSDFEVALKNVEAVLLVSGMDEPQKRLQQHLNVIEAAKSNGVRKIVYTSIIGNEFETAFSDIVKSNRRTEKDIQGSGLQWAIGRNGIYLEPDIEYLDHYIQDGEIRNCANDGKCVYTTRGELACAYAQMLIKEDLNHQTFNLAGKAVSQTELANAINQEYGANLKYRYVSSETYTEERVKALGEFLGTVVVGIYDSISKGYFDVESDFEKATGRPHMYLVDMIKSIRRS; encoded by the coding sequence ATGAAAATAGCGGTAACAGCAGCCAGCGGGCAGTTGGGTGCATCGGTAATTAAGCAATTGATCAAGGATATTGGCAATGAGCGTGTCATTGGAATCGCGAGAACTCCCGAAAAAGTTCAACATTTGGGCATAGAAGTTCGAAAAGGCGATTACAATCAGCGTTCTGACTTTGAAGTTGCTTTAAAAAATGTTGAGGCAGTGCTTTTGGTATCGGGCATGGATGAACCACAGAAGAGGCTGCAACAGCACTTGAATGTCATTGAAGCGGCTAAGTCGAATGGAGTCCGAAAAATAGTCTATACGAGCATCATCGGAAATGAATTCGAAACGGCATTTAGCGATATTGTTAAGAGCAATCGCAGGACGGAAAAGGATATTCAAGGCTCTGGTCTTCAATGGGCGATAGGCCGAAATGGAATTTATTTGGAGCCGGACATTGAATATTTGGACCACTATATTCAAGACGGAGAAATTAGAAATTGCGCAAATGATGGCAAATGCGTTTATACGACCCGTGGAGAATTGGCTTGCGCTTATGCCCAAATGCTTATCAAAGAAGATCTGAACCATCAGACTTTCAACCTTGCTGGCAAAGCGGTTAGTCAAACAGAACTTGCGAATGCTATTAATCAAGAATATGGAGCCAATTTAAAATATCGTTATGTCTCATCGGAAACTTATACTGAGGAACGTGTTAAAGCATTGGGGGAGTTTTTGGGGACTGTCGTCGTTGGGATATACGATAGTATCAGCAAAGGATATTTTGATGTGGAGTCTGATTTTGAAAAAGCGACAGGCAGACCGCACATGTATTTGGTGGATATGATCAAGTCAATTAGAAGATCATAA